The following are encoded together in the Nymphaea colorata isolate Beijing-Zhang1983 chromosome 14, ASM883128v2, whole genome shotgun sequence genome:
- the LOC116267403 gene encoding transcription factor TCP24-like — MEAEETLSYAAKRSRNNVKALLNEVRQQTATTEEEDDDDEEEDGGGGTGGEDEEEGEDGEEDTKPSSSWKMQHQHQQSMQLQMQHPQTSRIFRVSRASGGKDRHSKVLTAKGLRDRRVRLSVSTAIQFYDLQDRLGFDQPSKAVDWLIKAAADAIAELPSLEGTLLDRLPSAGPDQDPAQPLPLSTRSACSSTSETSRGSVLSLSRSEIRVKARERARERAKDKVVTVATIATATSVEEVASQKCNTQQHQQPYSSSSFTNLLMDLQNQHPGFPYKTSNRQPVSVKKPEPPPMLSPVLDYFNTNAAASVFSQGKSQASLVMPSPNLVNSSQLMSSAPLNPPCNLGLVDHHTELQQFAFLQGNHVPVANSNDYNCFAAGSNRGTLQSNSSALMSHHHHHQKLAPPFSNNQGASSGLPFFIGQTQGTGGSQFQPGLDARLHLYYSDGSRHTDLKEEGKS; from the coding sequence ATGGAAGCGGAAGAGACGCTCTCGTACGCAGCGAAGCGATCAAGGAACAATGTAAAAGCTCTTCTAAACGAAGTGAGGCAGCAAACGGCGACAacggaagaagaagacgacgacgacgaggaagaagacggaggaggagggacaGGAGGAGAGGatgaggaggaaggagaagacgGAGAAGAGGACACGAAGCCGTCATCCTCTTGGAAGAtgcagcaccagcaccagcaatCTATGCAGCTGCAGATGCAGCATCCGCAGACGTCCAGGATCTTTAGGGTTTCGAGGGCGTCTGGGGGCAAGGACCGGCATAGCAAGGTACTGACAGCGAAGGGCCTTCGTGACCGCAGGGTGCGCCTCTCGGTGTCAACCGCGATTCAGTTCTACGACCTGCAGGACAGGTTAGGTTTCGATCAGCCCAGTAAGGCTGTGGACTGGCTCATAAAAGCTGCTGCCGACGCCATAGCAGAGCTTCCATCTCTGGAAGGCACGCTCTTGGACAGGCTGCCATCCGCCGGCCCCGACCAGGACCCTGCCCAACCTCTTCCTCTGAGCACCCGATCAGCCTGCAGCAGCACCTCTGAGACGAGCAGAGGCTCCGTTTTATCACTTTCACGCTCTGAGATACGCGTCAAGGCCAGAGAGAGGGCCAGGGAGAGGGCGAAGGATAAGGTCGTCACAGTTGCCACGATCGCCACCGCAACATCGGTTGAAGAGGTCGCCTCCCAAAAATGCAACACGCAGCAACACCAACAACCCTACTCATCTTCCTCCTTCACTAACCTCCTCATGGACCTTCAGAATCAGCACCCCGGTTTTCCGTACAAGACCAGCAACAGGCAACCCGTGTCCGTGAAGAAGCCGGAGCCTCCACCAATGCTTTCGCCCGTCCTGGACTATTTCAATACGAACGCCGCCGCCTCCGTCTTCTCTCAGGGCAAATCTCAGGCCTCCTTGGTCATGCCCTCACCGAACCTCGTGAACTCGTCTCAGCTGATGAGCAGTGCTCCGTTGAACCCGCCTTGTAACCTGGGGTTAGTGGACCACCACACGGAACTCCAGCAATTCGCTTTCTTGCAAGGCAACCACGTCCCTGTCGCCAACTCGAACGACTACAACTGTTTCGCTGCCGGCTCCAATAGGGGGACCCTTCAGTCCAATTCGTCTGCATTGATgtctcaccaccaccatcaccagaAGCTTGCCCCTCCGTTTTCCAACAACCAAGGAGCGTCCTCAGGGCTGCCGTTCTTCATCGGTCAAACGCAGGGAACAGGTGGGAGCCAGTTCCAACCTGGGCTTGACGCTCGCCTTCATCTGTATTACAGCGACGGAAGCAGGCACACCGATctgaaggaagaagggaagagctGA